One segment of Stappia sp. 28M-7 DNA contains the following:
- a CDS encoding TonB-dependent receptor domain-containing protein has translation MSGVAFCALSGVSGALAQDVAAEGDTGRATMLQRVVVGAGAEKVAIDTPQAVTVLDQESIDAEQATTIGELFRQVPGVTIVGSDRIGGQSFNIRGIGDLGSSDESKIIVAVDGAVKFYEQYRMGSFFSDPELYKQVEVLRGPASSTLYGAGAIGGVINFQTKDPEDFIKPGQTAAVRLKTMYDSNKDGAMASVTAAYAFSDQTSMLLNGNFRRSGEYENGLGQPIPGSDFESFSGLAKIVHRFGDNNEQSVRLSYERWQSDADDTAYSQTGTLPFGTIDREILDQTVVFAYENPASDNPWLDLKLNLSFSDTKVNQSNASAPIPSPLFFDSEYGYRTWSGRLENTFDYEGENIRNYFTFGTQLSYQERVGDTVFGKVSFHPEGTDTKAGFFAQNEFIWNDRLTLIPGVRVDFVNLDPSSSVIGGSQRHETAFSPKLAVMYKLNDTFSLFGSLAHTERVPTLDELYSTNVPDTSYPGGRTVSPNLTKESSNAVEIGFTMQAFDLFTSGDGLQVKTTGFYNDLKDMIAPNPARGQATPVSYYVNINAAEIMGVEVEASYDSEFFFGSLAFSHIHGEDKSTGATLTTIPADTLAVTLGGRLPDYDLSFGWRGLFAGSIGTGATARAGGFGGYAVHDLFADWKPDEGMMAGFEVRGAVENLFDKQYRNNLAGDDGKGRTFKLTLAKTLGW, from the coding sequence ATGAGCGGCGTGGCATTTTGCGCGCTGAGCGGGGTTTCGGGCGCCTTGGCGCAGGACGTTGCGGCGGAGGGCGACACCGGTCGCGCGACCATGCTGCAGCGCGTCGTCGTCGGCGCAGGCGCCGAGAAGGTGGCGATCGACACGCCGCAGGCGGTGACCGTCCTCGATCAGGAAAGCATCGATGCCGAGCAGGCGACGACCATCGGCGAGCTGTTCCGCCAGGTGCCGGGCGTCACCATCGTCGGCAGCGACCGTATCGGCGGCCAGTCCTTCAACATCCGCGGCATCGGCGATCTCGGCTCGTCGGACGAATCGAAGATCATCGTCGCGGTCGACGGCGCGGTGAAGTTCTACGAGCAGTACCGCATGGGCTCGTTCTTCTCCGATCCCGAGCTCTACAAGCAGGTCGAAGTGCTGCGCGGCCCGGCGTCCTCGACGCTCTACGGGGCAGGCGCCATCGGTGGCGTGATCAACTTCCAGACCAAGGATCCGGAAGACTTCATCAAGCCGGGCCAGACTGCCGCCGTACGTCTCAAGACGATGTACGATTCCAACAAGGACGGCGCCATGGCGTCCGTCACCGCGGCCTATGCCTTCTCCGACCAGACCTCGATGCTGCTCAACGGCAACTTCCGCCGCTCCGGCGAGTACGAGAACGGCCTCGGCCAGCCGATCCCCGGCTCGGACTTCGAGTCCTTCTCCGGCCTTGCCAAGATCGTCCACCGCTTCGGCGACAACAACGAGCAGTCGGTCCGCCTGTCCTACGAGCGTTGGCAGAGCGATGCGGACGACACGGCCTACTCGCAGACCGGCACGCTGCCCTTCGGCACCATCGACCGCGAGATCCTCGACCAGACCGTCGTCTTCGCCTACGAGAACCCGGCCAGCGACAATCCCTGGCTCGATCTCAAGCTGAACCTGTCCTTCTCGGACACCAAGGTGAACCAGAGCAACGCCTCGGCGCCGATTCCCTCGCCGTTGTTCTTCGACAGCGAATACGGCTACCGCACCTGGTCGGGCCGGCTGGAGAACACCTTCGACTACGAAGGCGAGAACATCCGCAACTACTTCACCTTCGGCACGCAGCTCAGCTACCAGGAGCGTGTCGGCGACACCGTGTTCGGCAAGGTCTCGTTCCACCCCGAGGGCACGGACACCAAGGCCGGCTTCTTCGCGCAGAACGAGTTCATCTGGAACGACCGGCTGACCCTCATTCCGGGCGTGCGCGTCGACTTCGTCAATCTGGATCCTTCCAGCAGCGTCATCGGCGGCAGCCAGCGGCACGAGACGGCGTTCTCGCCCAAGCTCGCGGTCATGTACAAGCTGAACGACACGTTCTCGCTGTTCGGCTCGCTCGCCCATACCGAGCGCGTGCCGACGCTGGACGAGCTCTATTCGACCAACGTGCCGGACACCAGCTATCCGGGCGGACGGACAGTCAGCCCGAACCTGACCAAGGAAAGCTCGAACGCGGTCGAGATCGGCTTCACCATGCAGGCGTTCGACCTGTTCACCTCCGGCGACGGCCTGCAGGTCAAGACCACCGGTTTCTACAACGACCTGAAGGACATGATCGCGCCGAACCCGGCACGCGGTCAGGCGACCCCGGTCTCGTACTACGTCAACATCAACGCCGCCGAGATCATGGGCGTCGAGGTCGAGGCCTCGTACGACTCCGAGTTCTTCTTCGGCAGCCTGGCCTTCAGCCACATCCACGGCGAAGACAAGTCGACCGGCGCCACGCTGACCACCATTCCGGCCGACACGCTGGCTGTGACGCTCGGCGGCCGCCTGCCGGACTACGACCTGTCCTTCGGCTGGCGTGGTCTGTTCGCCGGCTCCATCGGCACCGGCGCCACTGCGCGGGCGGGCGGCTTCGGCGGCTATGCGGTGCATGACCTGTTCGCCGACTGGAAGCCGGACGAGGGCATGATGGCCGGTTTCGAGGTCCGCGGTGCGGTGGAGAACCTTTTCGACAAGCAGTATCGCAACAACCTCGCCGGCGATGACGGCAAGGGACGCACGTTCAAGTTGACTCTGGCCAAGACCCTTGGATGGTAA
- a CDS encoding MotA/TolQ/ExbB proton channel family protein, protein MSFADILASISGFLELGGPVVAVLAGLSVIALTVVILKLVQFWTQRVGRPGRAEAAVRLWGHGRRREAWQALGDIRSASEEAVAIAMQSGEGGAAVDKALVEEDIARAATRRLHRYNAGMKALDAIAQIAPLLGLFGTVLGMIEAFQKLQSAGNAVDPSLLAGGIWVALLTTAVGLAVAMPVSLVVTYLEGQIENEKVAIETLASAVLLEQARGGARATFEEVEAGGYEQVANAH, encoded by the coding sequence ATGTCTTTCGCCGACATTCTCGCCTCGATCTCGGGCTTCCTGGAGCTCGGCGGCCCCGTCGTCGCCGTGCTCGCCGGCCTGTCCGTGATCGCCCTGACTGTGGTGATTCTGAAGCTCGTGCAGTTCTGGACGCAGCGGGTCGGCCGTCCCGGCCGGGCCGAGGCGGCCGTGCGCCTGTGGGGCCATGGTCGCCGCCGCGAGGCATGGCAGGCGCTCGGCGACATCCGCAGCGCCTCGGAGGAGGCCGTCGCCATCGCCATGCAGTCGGGCGAGGGCGGCGCTGCCGTCGACAAGGCGCTGGTGGAGGAAGACATCGCCCGCGCCGCGACCCGCCGCCTGCACCGCTACAATGCCGGCATGAAGGCGCTCGACGCCATCGCCCAGATCGCGCCGCTGCTCGGCCTGTTCGGCACCGTGCTCGGCATGATCGAGGCGTTCCAGAAGCTCCAGTCGGCGGGCAATGCGGTCGATCCGTCGCTGCTTGCCGGCGGCATCTGGGTGGCGCTGCTGACCACCGCTGTCGGCCTTGCCGTCGCCATGCCGGTCTCGCTCGTCGTCACCTATCTGGAAGGCCAGATCGAGAACGAGAAGGTCGCCATCGAGACGCTTGCCTCCGCCGTGCTGCTGGAGCAGGCGCGCGGCGGTGCCCGCGCGACCTTTGAAGAGGTCGAGGCGGGGGGCTACGAACAGGTGGCCAATGCGCATTGA
- a CDS encoding biopolymer transporter ExbD — protein sequence MRIDFASPRRRRLSLTSLIDVIFLLLLFFMLSSTFTRFAQVDLAAPGGGTGGAVTRPDIFATVDANGLTVNGTLIDPEAPGTAVSALVEAGAKTALLVPREGARAQDLVSALELLRGGGELKVIVARPK from the coding sequence ATGCGCATTGACTTTGCCAGTCCGCGCCGGCGCCGGCTGTCGCTGACATCGCTGATCGACGTGATCTTCCTCTTGCTGCTGTTCTTCATGCTGTCCTCGACCTTCACGCGCTTCGCGCAGGTCGATCTGGCGGCGCCCGGCGGCGGCACGGGCGGGGCCGTCACCCGGCCGGACATCTTCGCGACCGTTGATGCGAACGGCCTCACCGTGAACGGCACCCTCATCGATCCTGAAGCACCGGGCACTGCCGTTTCCGCGCTCGTCGAGGCCGGGGCGAAGACCGCGCTTCTCGTCCCGCGCGAGGGCGCCCGCGCCCAGGATCTGGTGAGCGCGCTCGAGCTGCTGCGCGGCGGTGGCGAGCTCAAGGTGATCGTGGCGAGGCCGAAATGA
- a CDS encoding biopolymer transporter ExbD, translating into MIKVRQKPPKRQAESTISLINIVFLMLIFFLIAGQLAPPVDPDVTLVDTTEAPPLAPPDALFADSEGRLSHRGQPVEIPAYLAALGAMGEAQAPLTADGVTAPGEDAGNGGPNVLLAVDRDLDAARMLEIADQLYRAGAGKVSLVTRGAE; encoded by the coding sequence ATGATCAAGGTTCGCCAGAAGCCGCCCAAGCGTCAGGCGGAAAGCACCATCTCGCTGATCAACATCGTCTTCCTGATGCTGATCTTCTTCCTCATCGCTGGCCAGCTGGCCCCGCCGGTCGACCCGGACGTCACGCTTGTCGATACGACCGAGGCGCCGCCGCTGGCCCCGCCCGATGCGTTGTTCGCCGACAGCGAGGGGCGCCTGTCCCATCGCGGTCAGCCGGTCGAGATCCCCGCCTATCTCGCGGCGCTTGGGGCCATGGGGGAGGCGCAAGCGCCCCTCACGGCCGACGGCGTGACTGCGCCCGGCGAGGATGCCGGCAATGGCGGCCCCAACGTGTTGCTGGCCGTCGACCGCGATCTCGATGCCGCGCGCATGCTGGAGATCGCAGACCAGTTGTACCGGGCCGGCGCCGGCAAGGTATCGCTCGTAACCAGGGGAGCTGAGTGA